The following are encoded in a window of Paraburkholderia sp. HP33-1 genomic DNA:
- the ompA gene encoding outer membrane protein OmpA: MNKLSKLAFIAATAVMAASAMAQSVPASRQATNDNWVNGTGEYVWMNGTNELCWRDAFWTPATANAKCDGALVAQAPTPPAPVPPAPAITSQKITYQADALFDFDKAILKPAGKERLSELASKIQGINLEVVVATGHTDRIGSDAYNDRLSLRRAQAVKAFLVSQGVEANRIYTEGKGRRNPVTTGCNQKNRKQLIACLAPDRRVEVEVVGTPKQ, translated from the coding sequence ATGAATAAACTTTCAAAGCTCGCGTTCATTGCAGCTACCGCAGTTATGGCTGCATCCGCCATGGCGCAGTCGGTGCCGGCGTCGCGACAAGCTACCAACGACAACTGGGTGAATGGTACTGGCGAATACGTGTGGATGAACGGCACGAACGAGCTTTGCTGGCGCGATGCATTCTGGACGCCCGCAACGGCTAACGCCAAGTGCGACGGCGCTCTGGTTGCTCAGGCTCCGACCCCGCCGGCACCGGTCCCGCCGGCTCCGGCTATCACCAGCCAAAAGATTACGTATCAAGCTGATGCGCTGTTCGACTTTGACAAGGCAATCCTGAAGCCGGCTGGCAAGGAACGTCTGAGCGAACTGGCATCGAAGATTCAGGGCATCAATCTCGAAGTCGTCGTCGCTACGGGCCACACCGACCGCATCGGTTCGGACGCCTACAACGACCGTCTGTCGCTGCGTCGCGCTCAAGCTGTGAAGGCCTTCCTGGTCAGCCAGGGCGTCGAAGCCAACCGTATCTACACGGAAGGCAAGGGCCGTCGCAACCCGGTTACCACCGGTTGCAACCAGAAGAACCGCAAGCAACTCATCGCCTGCCTCGCACCGGACCGCCGCGTGGAAGTCGAAGTTGTCGGTACGCCGAAGCAGTAA
- the serC gene encoding 3-phosphoserine/phosphohydroxythreonine transaminase — protein sequence MRVFNFSAGPAAMPEEVLRQAADEMLNWQGSGMSVMEMSHRGKEFMSIHEEALTDLRELLRVPASHRILFLQGGGLGENAIVPMNLLGSKPRADFVVTGSWSQKSFKEAEKYGSVHLAATGKTAEGFTRAPARSEWQLSDDPAYVHLCTNETIHGVETFEIPDLGDIPLVADASSHILSRPMDIAKYGVLFGGAQKNIGMAGVTVVIVREDMLDRAMPICPSAFEWKTVAENNSMYNTPPTYAIYIAGLVFKWLKKQGGLVAMEARNLEKAKLLYDTIDSSSFYLNKVERGSRSRMNVPFFLADESRNEDFLSGAKARGLVQLKGHKSVGGMRASIYNAVPLEGVKALVEYMKEFEQRSA from the coding sequence ATGCGCGTCTTTAATTTCTCCGCCGGCCCGGCGGCCATGCCCGAAGAAGTGCTGCGCCAGGCAGCCGACGAGATGCTGAACTGGCAAGGCAGCGGTATGAGCGTGATGGAAATGAGCCATCGCGGCAAGGAATTCATGTCGATCCACGAGGAAGCGCTGACAGACCTGCGCGAGCTGCTGCGGGTACCGGCAAGTCACCGCATCCTGTTTTTGCAGGGTGGCGGGCTCGGCGAAAACGCGATCGTGCCCATGAATCTGCTCGGCTCGAAACCGCGCGCGGATTTCGTCGTGACCGGTTCGTGGTCGCAGAAGTCGTTCAAGGAAGCGGAAAAATACGGCAGCGTTCATCTGGCCGCGACCGGCAAGACGGCCGAGGGCTTCACCCGTGCGCCGGCGCGTTCGGAGTGGCAGCTCTCGGACGATCCGGCCTACGTGCACCTGTGCACGAACGAGACCATTCACGGCGTCGAAACGTTCGAGATTCCCGACCTCGGCGACATTCCGCTTGTCGCGGACGCGTCGTCGCATATCCTGTCTCGCCCGATGGACATCGCCAAATACGGCGTGCTATTCGGCGGTGCGCAGAAGAACATCGGCATGGCCGGCGTCACGGTCGTGATCGTGCGTGAGGACATGCTCGATCGCGCGATGCCGATCTGCCCGTCCGCGTTCGAATGGAAGACCGTCGCCGAGAACAATTCGATGTACAACACGCCGCCCACCTACGCGATCTACATCGCCGGGCTCGTGTTCAAGTGGTTGAAGAAGCAGGGCGGCCTCGTGGCGATGGAGGCGCGCAACCTCGAAAAAGCGAAGCTGCTGTACGACACGATCGACTCGAGCAGCTTCTATCTGAACAAGGTCGAGCGTGGCTCGCGCTCGCGGATGAACGTACCGTTCTTCCTCGCCGACGAGTCGCGCAACGAAGATTTCCTGTCCGGCGCGAAAGCGCGGGGATTGGTGCAGCTAAAGGGCCACAAGTCCGTCGGCGGCATGCGGGCGTCGATTTATAACGCCGTCCCGCTCGAAGGCGTCAAAGCGCTTGTCGAATACATGAAGGAATTCGAACAGCGGAGCGCCTGA
- a CDS encoding DUF2059 domain-containing protein yields the protein MQKRFKQLMLLAAIVPTFAMAQALQNQAPAAPAAAAAPVDPAKQAAIKDLLDAIDAQKLVGAIGNSAQMQAKQLVPAILSDALTENKTMTDKQKQAAVPTLQKNSVPKLVDSAGQVFATDSFRQDAMQAQYDAYAKYYSTSEIKDLTTFYKSPTGRKFIQVQDQVGRDVVNSLMQKYMPESIKATRDQADKEVASVKPAAK from the coding sequence ATGCAAAAACGATTCAAACAACTGATGTTGCTGGCTGCCATCGTGCCGACCTTCGCCATGGCTCAAGCGCTGCAAAACCAGGCGCCCGCAGCTCCGGCTGCTGCAGCAGCACCGGTTGATCCGGCCAAGCAGGCTGCCATCAAGGATCTGCTCGACGCCATCGACGCGCAGAAGCTGGTTGGTGCAATCGGCAACAGCGCGCAGATGCAGGCCAAGCAGCTCGTGCCGGCAATCCTGTCGGACGCGCTGACCGAGAACAAGACGATGACGGACAAGCAGAAGCAGGCGGCCGTGCCGACGTTGCAGAAGAACTCGGTGCCGAAGCTGGTCGACAGCGCGGGCCAGGTCTTCGCAACCGACTCTTTCCGCCAGGACGCAATGCAGGCTCAGTACGACGCGTACGCGAAGTACTACAGCACGTCGGAAATCAAGGATCTGACCACGTTCTACAAGAGCCCGACCGGCCGCAAGTTCATCCAGGTGCAAGACCAGGTTGGCCGCGACGTCGTGAACAGCCTGATGCAGAAGTACATGCCGGAATCGATCAAGGCAACGCGTGACCAGGCCGACAAGGAAGTCGCATCGGTCAAGCCGGCTGCCAAGTAA
- the gyrA gene encoding DNA gyrase subunit A, producing MDQFAKETLPISLEEEMRRSYLDYAMSVIVGRALPDVRDGLKPVHRRVLYAMHELNNDWNRAYKKSARIVGDVIGKYHPHGDTAVYDTIVRMAQDFSLRYMLVDGQGNFGSVDGDNAAAMRYTEIRMAKIGHELLADIDKETVDFVPNYDGSENEPAILPARIPNLLINGSSGIAVGMATNIPPHNLNEVVDACQHLLKNPEATIDELIEIIPAPDFPTAGIIYGVAGVRDGYRTGRGRVVMRALTHFEEIDRGQRMAIIVDELPYQVNKRSLLERIAELVNEKKLEGISDIRDESDKSGMRVVIELKRGEVPEVVLNNLYKATQLQDTFGMNMVALVDGQPKLLNLKEMLTCFLSHRREVLTRRTVFELRKARERGHVLEGLAVALANIDEFIALIKAAPTPPIAKQELMARAWDSSLVREMLSRAETENATAGGREAYRPEGLNPSFGMQADGLYRLSDTQAQEILQMRLQRLTGLEQDKIIGEYRDVMAQIADLLDILARPERISAIIVDELTSIKAEFGDARRSKIELNATELNTEDLITPQEMVVTMSHAGYVKSQPLSEYRAQKRGGRGKQATSMKEDDWIDTLFIANTHDHILCFSNRGRVYWVKVYEVPQGSRNSRGRPIVNMFPLQEGEKITVVLPVKEFSADKFVFMATALGTVKKTPLEAFSRPLRKGIIAVGLDEGDYLIGAAITDGQHDVMLFSDSGKAVRFDENDVRPMGREARGVRGMQLEDSQNVIALLVAGDEQQSVLTATENGFGKRTPITEYTRHGRGTKGMIAIQTSERNGKVVAATLVDPEAQIMLITTTGVLIRTRVSEIREMGRATQGVTLISLDEGTKLSGLQQVAEAEGESESDSDGSAEGDNGGESGGAA from the coding sequence ATGGATCAATTCGCCAAAGAGACTTTGCCAATCTCCCTAGAGGAGGAAATGCGCCGTTCGTATCTCGATTACGCGATGAGCGTGATCGTAGGGCGAGCGCTTCCCGATGTCCGCGATGGCCTGAAGCCGGTGCACCGGCGCGTGCTGTACGCGATGCACGAGTTGAACAACGACTGGAACCGTGCTTACAAGAAGTCGGCGCGTATCGTCGGCGACGTCATCGGTAAATACCATCCGCACGGCGACACGGCTGTCTACGACACGATTGTCCGGATGGCGCAGGACTTCTCGTTGCGCTACATGCTCGTCGACGGCCAGGGCAACTTCGGTTCGGTCGACGGCGACAACGCCGCGGCGATGCGTTACACCGAAATCCGCATGGCGAAGATCGGCCACGAACTGCTGGCCGACATCGACAAGGAAACGGTCGACTTCGTACCGAACTACGACGGCAGCGAAAACGAACCGGCCATCCTGCCCGCGCGCATCCCGAACCTGCTGATCAACGGCTCGTCCGGCATTGCGGTCGGCATGGCGACCAACATCCCGCCACATAATCTCAATGAAGTCGTCGACGCCTGTCAGCATCTGCTGAAAAACCCCGAAGCAACGATCGACGAGCTGATCGAGATCATCCCGGCACCCGATTTCCCGACCGCCGGCATCATCTACGGCGTGGCCGGCGTGCGCGACGGCTATCGCACCGGTCGCGGCCGCGTCGTCATGCGCGCGCTCACGCACTTCGAGGAAATCGATCGCGGTCAGCGCATGGCGATCATCGTTGACGAGCTGCCGTATCAGGTGAACAAGCGCTCGTTGCTCGAGCGCATTGCCGAGCTCGTCAACGAGAAGAAGCTCGAAGGCATTTCCGACATCCGCGACGAATCCGACAAGAGCGGCATGCGCGTCGTGATCGAGCTGAAGCGCGGTGAAGTGCCCGAAGTCGTGCTGAACAATCTGTACAAGGCGACCCAGCTTCAGGACACCTTTGGCATGAACATGGTCGCGCTCGTCGACGGCCAGCCGAAGCTGTTGAATCTGAAGGAAATGCTGACGTGTTTCCTGTCGCATCGCCGGGAAGTGCTGACGCGGCGCACGGTCTTCGAACTGCGCAAGGCGCGCGAACGTGGCCACGTGCTCGAAGGTCTCGCGGTTGCGCTCGCGAACATCGACGAATTCATCGCGCTCATCAAGGCCGCGCCGACGCCGCCTATCGCCAAGCAGGAATTGATGGCGCGCGCGTGGGATTCGTCGCTCGTGCGCGAAATGCTGTCGCGCGCCGAGACGGAGAACGCGACTGCCGGCGGCCGCGAAGCTTACCGTCCAGAGGGGCTGAACCCGTCGTTTGGTATGCAGGCTGACGGGCTCTACCGTCTGTCCGATACCCAGGCCCAGGAAATCCTGCAGATGCGTCTGCAGCGCCTGACCGGTCTCGAGCAGGACAAGATCATCGGGGAATACCGCGACGTGATGGCGCAGATTGCCGACCTGCTCGACATTCTGGCTCGTCCGGAACGGATCTCGGCGATCATCGTCGACGAACTCACGTCGATCAAGGCCGAATTCGGTGATGCGCGCCGCTCGAAGATCGAGCTGAACGCGACCGAGCTGAACACCGAAGATCTGATCACGCCGCAGGAAATGGTCGTGACGATGTCGCACGCGGGCTACGTGAAATCGCAGCCGTTGTCCGAATATCGGGCCCAGAAGCGCGGTGGTCGTGGCAAGCAGGCCACTTCCATGAAGGAAGACGACTGGATCGACACGCTATTCATCGCCAATACGCACGACCACATCCTGTGCTTCTCGAACCGCGGCCGCGTGTACTGGGTCAAGGTCTACGAAGTGCCGCAGGGTTCGCGCAATTCGCGCGGCCGGCCGATCGTCAATATGTTCCCGCTGCAGGAAGGTGAAAAGATCACGGTTGTGCTGCCGGTCAAGGAATTCTCGGCCGACAAGTTCGTGTTCATGGCCACCGCGTTAGGAACGGTAAAAAAGACGCCGCTGGAAGCATTCAGCCGGCCGCTGCGCAAGGGTATTATTGCGGTCGGTCTCGATGAGGGCGATTACCTGATCGGCGCCGCGATCACCGACGGCCAGCACGACGTCATGCTGTTCTCGGATTCCGGCAAGGCGGTGCGCTTCGACGAAAACGACGTGCGTCCGATGGGCCGCGAGGCGCGCGGCGTGCGCGGCATGCAGCTTGAGGACAGTCAGAACGTCATCGCGTTGCTGGTGGCCGGCGACGAGCAGCAGTCGGTGCTCACTGCGACCGAGAACGGCTTCGGCAAGCGCACGCCGATCACTGAGTACACGCGTCACGGCCGCGGCACGAAGGGCATGATCGCGATCCAGACCTCGGAGCGCAATGGCAAGGTGGTTGCCGCGACGCTGGTGGATCCGGAAGCGCAGATCATGCTGATTACTACGACGGGCGTGCTGATTCGCACGCGCGTGTCGGAAATCCGCGAAATGGGACGCGCAACGCAAGGTGTTACACTCATCAGCCTTGACGAAGGGACCAAGCTGTCTGGTCTGCAACAGGTTGCTGAGGCCGAGGGCGAGTCGGAAAGCGATTCCGACGGCTCCGCTGAAGGTGACAACGGCGGCGAGAGTGGCGGTGCGGCTTGA
- the gph gene encoding phosphoglycolate phosphatase (PGP is an essential enzyme in the glycolate salvage pathway in higher organisms (photorespiration in plants). Phosphoglycolate results from the oxidase activity of RubisCO in the Calvin cycle when concentrations of carbon dioxide are low relative to oxygen. This enzyme is a member of the Haloacid Dehalogenase (HAD) superfamily of aspartate-nucleophile hydrolase enzymes (PF00702).) — translation MSDPTPLPQREDNDNLLGFCLAVLFDLDGTLADTAPDLAAAVNKMRHDRGLEMVPLEKLRPLASAGARGLICGAFGIGPDHHEFASMREEFLANYEADLCIETTLFPGIAEVLDELDARGVRWGIVTNKVARLTEPLVAQLGLEERAGCVVSGDTTPHSKPHPAPLLHAARELDVAPERVVYIGDDLRDVQAGFAAGMKTVAAAYGYCGNDIPPTRWHAQHVVQSPAELQTLLRDIS, via the coding sequence ATGAGCGACCCGACTCCCCTGCCCCAACGCGAAGACAACGACAACCTGCTCGGCTTTTGCCTCGCGGTGCTTTTCGACCTCGACGGCACGCTAGCCGACACAGCGCCCGACCTTGCGGCTGCCGTCAACAAAATGCGCCACGACCGCGGACTCGAGATGGTGCCGCTCGAAAAGCTGCGACCGCTGGCATCAGCCGGAGCGCGCGGACTGATCTGTGGTGCGTTCGGCATCGGACCCGACCATCATGAATTCGCGTCGATGCGCGAGGAGTTTCTCGCGAACTACGAAGCAGATCTGTGCATCGAGACGACGCTCTTTCCGGGCATCGCGGAAGTGCTCGACGAACTCGACGCGCGCGGCGTGCGCTGGGGCATCGTCACGAACAAGGTCGCGCGTCTCACCGAGCCGCTCGTCGCGCAACTCGGGCTCGAGGAGCGCGCAGGCTGCGTGGTGAGCGGCGACACGACCCCGCATTCGAAGCCGCACCCCGCGCCGCTGCTGCACGCGGCGCGTGAGCTGGACGTCGCGCCGGAGCGCGTCGTCTATATCGGCGACGATCTGCGCGACGTGCAGGCGGGTTTTGCCGCCGGCATGAAGACCGTCGCAGCGGCGTACGGCTATTGCGGCAACGACATTCCGCCGACACGGTGGCACGCGCAGCATGTCGTGCAATCGCCGGCTGAGTTGCAGACACTGCTGCGCGATATCAGCTGA
- the pheA gene encoding prephenate dehydratase: MDDELNTRLKPLRDRIDALDAQLIALLNQRASVALEVGEVKKHFNAPVFRPEREMQVIARLQEMSAGPLSDEHIGAIWREIMAASRALEKTIKAAYLGPVGTYTEQAMHEYFGQSIEGLPCPSIDEVFRSVEAGAADYGVVPVENSTEGAVSRTLDLLLQTQLTIGGELALPIHHNLLTQNGLAGVTRVCAHAQALAQCQRWLSTNAPHLERQAVSSNAEAARMAAEDPTVAAIAGDRAAIHYGLQVTNALIQDDPHNRTRFVMIGKEPTGPSGYDQTSLIASVANEPGAMVKLLEPLARHGVSMTRFESRPARIGTWEYYFYIDVEGHRDDPAVAAALAGLGEKAAFLKILGSYPRAR; encoded by the coding sequence ATGGACGACGAACTCAATACACGACTCAAACCTCTGCGCGATCGTATCGACGCGCTCGACGCGCAGCTGATCGCGCTCCTGAACCAGCGCGCCTCGGTCGCGCTCGAAGTGGGCGAGGTCAAGAAGCATTTCAACGCGCCGGTGTTCCGACCCGAGCGCGAGATGCAGGTGATCGCGCGCCTGCAGGAAATGAGCGCGGGGCCGCTCTCGGACGAACACATCGGCGCGATCTGGCGCGAGATCATGGCGGCGAGCCGCGCGCTCGAAAAGACCATCAAGGCCGCCTACCTCGGACCGGTCGGCACCTATACCGAGCAGGCGATGCACGAGTACTTCGGTCAGTCGATCGAAGGTCTGCCGTGCCCTTCGATCGACGAAGTATTCCGCTCGGTCGAGGCGGGCGCCGCCGACTACGGCGTCGTGCCAGTCGAGAATTCGACCGAAGGCGCGGTGTCGCGCACACTGGATCTGCTGCTGCAAACGCAACTGACCATCGGCGGCGAACTCGCTTTGCCGATTCATCACAATCTGCTCACGCAAAACGGGCTCGCCGGCGTTACGCGCGTGTGCGCGCACGCGCAGGCGCTCGCGCAGTGCCAGCGCTGGCTGTCGACCAACGCTCCGCACCTCGAGCGCCAGGCGGTGTCGAGCAATGCGGAAGCCGCACGGATGGCGGCCGAAGATCCGACTGTCGCGGCCATCGCGGGCGATCGCGCCGCGATCCACTACGGCCTGCAGGTCACCAACGCGCTGATCCAGGACGATCCGCACAACCGCACGCGCTTCGTGATGATCGGCAAGGAGCCGACCGGTCCGAGCGGCTACGACCAGACCTCGCTGATCGCGTCGGTCGCGAACGAACCGGGCGCGATGGTCAAGCTGCTCGAGCCGCTCGCGCGCCACGGCGTGTCGATGACACGTTTCGAATCGCGTCCGGCGCGCATCGGCACGTGGGAGTACTACTTCTATATCGACGTCGAGGGCCATCGCGACGATCCGGCCGTGGCCGCCGCACTCGCTGGGCTCGGTGAGAAGGCCGCGTTCCTGAAGATACTCGGCTCGTATCCGCGCGCCCGCTAG
- the ubiG gene encoding bifunctional 2-polyprenyl-6-hydroxyphenol methylase/3-demethylubiquinol 3-O-methyltransferase UbiG encodes MTNADPHELQKFSDLAHRWWDPNAEFKPLHELNPIRLSWIDAHAHLAGKKVLDIGCGGGILSESMAGLGAHVKGIDLSTQALGVADLHSLESGVSVDYEEIAAEALAAREPGTYDVITCMEMLEHVPQPAAIVEACKNLVKPGGWVFFSTLNRNVKSYLFAVIGAEYIARMLPKGTHDYARFIRPSELAGFVRVAGLRTDDIKGIVYNPLSKHFTLSSDTSVNYLLACRRDA; translated from the coding sequence ATGACCAACGCCGATCCCCACGAACTACAGAAATTCAGCGACCTCGCTCATCGGTGGTGGGACCCAAACGCCGAGTTCAAACCGCTGCACGAACTGAACCCGATTCGCCTGAGCTGGATCGACGCGCACGCGCATCTCGCGGGCAAAAAGGTGCTCGATATCGGCTGCGGCGGGGGCATTCTCTCTGAATCCATGGCAGGTTTGGGTGCCCACGTGAAGGGCATCGACCTGTCGACTCAGGCACTCGGCGTCGCCGATCTTCACAGTCTTGAAAGCGGTGTATCCGTCGATTACGAAGAAATCGCGGCCGAGGCGCTCGCCGCGCGCGAACCGGGCACTTATGACGTGATCACCTGCATGGAAATGCTCGAGCACGTGCCCCAGCCCGCCGCAATCGTCGAAGCCTGCAAGAATCTCGTGAAGCCTGGCGGCTGGGTGTTCTTCTCCACGCTGAACCGCAACGTGAAGTCGTATCTGTTCGCGGTTATTGGTGCCGAATACATCGCGCGAATGCTGCCGAAGGGTACGCACGACTACGCGCGCTTCATCCGCCCGTCTGAGCTCGCGGGCTTCGTGCGCGTCGCCGGCCTGCGCACGGATGACATCAAGGGCATCGTCTACAACCCGCTCAGCAAGCATTTCACGCTGTCGTCCGACACGAGCGTCAACTATCTGCTCGCCTGCCGCCGCGACGCCTGA
- a CDS encoding COG4315 family predicted lipoprotein, whose translation MRKTIVLLAPLVFAALHASAFADPPKLSGGRIVAADGMTLYTFDKDTTPGVSACTGDCMSNWPAATASPTDKPSGDWTLIPSADGKQQWAYKGHPLYHYAADKQAGDAKGDGFKEIWHIAKP comes from the coding sequence ATGCGTAAGACCATCGTCTTGCTGGCCCCGCTCGTGTTCGCCGCGCTGCACGCCAGCGCCTTCGCCGATCCGCCCAAACTGTCCGGCGGCCGCATCGTCGCCGCCGACGGCATGACGCTCTACACGTTCGACAAGGACACCACACCGGGCGTCAGCGCCTGCACCGGCGACTGCATGAGCAACTGGCCGGCGGCAACGGCGTCGCCGACCGACAAGCCGTCGGGCGACTGGACGCTGATCCCGAGCGCCGACGGCAAGCAACAATGGGCGTACAAGGGCCATCCGCTGTATCACTACGCGGCCGACAAGCAGGCGGGCGATGCCAAGGGAGACGGCTTCAAGGAAATCTGGCACATCGCCAAACCCTGA